In Paenibacillus sonchi, a single genomic region encodes these proteins:
- the murC gene encoding UDP-N-acetylmuramate--L-alanine ligase, which translates to MDTTERVHFIGIGGYGMSAIARVMLEMGYTVTGSDVAAQELTEKLIAKGAKVYIGHTAEQVKGADLVVYSTALASDNVEWVEAERLNIPVLHRSQMLARLLNERKGVAIAGAHGKTTTSSMIALIMEECGVDPTYIIGGEIMNVGTNAKAGQGEYVVAEADESDGSFLQYHPWLGIVTNIEADHLENYGGDFGRLKAAYVQFMNQMREDGTAIVCADDETAASLLPEVKGNVITYGIHSPSADYTVTDIVLGDRQVAYTMNFGSAVLGRIELSIPGKYNLYNSMAAVIACLKAGIPFQGIAESILKFHGAKRRFQVLGEANDILVIDDYAHHPTEIQATISAAKATGKRIIAVFQPQRYTRTFFLLDAFSRAFSEADEVILTDIYSPAGEKQIEGVSSAKLVELIVQNSNANARHLPTKDAVLADLQDRIAPGDLVITMGAGDIWKVGYALAEGLKKH; encoded by the coding sequence TTGGATACTACTGAACGTGTGCATTTTATAGGGATCGGCGGCTATGGCATGAGCGCGATTGCCCGGGTAATGCTGGAAATGGGATATACGGTAACGGGCTCCGACGTGGCGGCTCAGGAATTAACCGAGAAATTAATAGCCAAAGGAGCCAAGGTGTATATCGGACATACGGCTGAGCAGGTCAAAGGCGCAGACCTTGTCGTATACTCAACGGCTCTGGCAAGTGATAATGTAGAATGGGTAGAAGCAGAGCGGCTTAACATTCCGGTCTTGCACCGGTCTCAGATGCTTGCCCGGCTGCTGAATGAGCGCAAAGGTGTAGCGATTGCGGGTGCCCACGGCAAAACCACTACCTCTTCCATGATCGCGCTGATTATGGAAGAGTGTGGAGTGGACCCCACTTATATCATCGGCGGGGAAATTATGAATGTCGGCACGAATGCCAAGGCGGGACAAGGGGAGTACGTTGTAGCCGAAGCGGATGAGAGTGACGGCTCCTTCCTGCAATACCATCCTTGGCTGGGGATTGTGACGAATATTGAAGCCGATCACCTGGAGAATTACGGAGGCGATTTCGGACGCCTGAAGGCCGCCTACGTACAATTCATGAACCAGATGCGTGAGGACGGCACCGCAATTGTATGTGCGGATGATGAGACGGCTGCCTCACTTCTGCCTGAAGTCAAAGGCAACGTAATCACCTACGGCATTCATTCGCCGTCTGCGGATTACACGGTGACCGATATCGTGCTTGGCGACCGGCAGGTAGCCTACACCATGAACTTCGGCAGTGCAGTACTGGGGCGCATCGAGCTGTCCATCCCCGGCAAATACAATCTCTACAACTCGATGGCGGCAGTCATTGCCTGTCTGAAGGCCGGAATTCCCTTCCAGGGAATTGCGGAGTCCATCCTCAAGTTCCACGGGGCAAAACGGCGGTTTCAAGTGCTTGGGGAGGCCAATGATATTCTGGTCATTGATGATTATGCGCATCATCCTACAGAAATTCAGGCTACGATCAGCGCAGCCAAGGCCACGGGCAAACGGATTATTGCCGTGTTCCAGCCGCAGCGCTATACGCGGACCTTTTTCCTGCTGGATGCTTTTAGCCGTGCCTTCAGTGAAGCCGATGAGGTGATTCTGACGGACATCTATTCCCCGGCCGGAGAGAAGCAGATCGAGGGTGTCAGCTCTGCCAAGCTGGTGGAGTTAATCGTGCAGAACAGCAATGCCAACGCAAGGCATCTGCCGACCAAAGACGCCGTATTAGCCGATTTGCAGGACCGGATTGCTCCAGGTGACCTTGTGATTACAATGGGCGCGGGAGACATTTGGAAGGTTGGGTATGCACTGGCCGAGGGACTGAAGAAGCACTGA
- a CDS encoding glycosyltransferase gives MRERMLFLSAQKECSKEEEHRTESFLEILLEKFDIDLIEFRQGGRERAADSGYTLTVHRLEQAAAPRSALLRPLDKLRSIAAFEDISKDLRTEIRRLCSRHTYSHVFISHRFLNNCIDMISSLLPEAVIITDARRTWSRAAEKGGTVRRRIKYPYHKLNEARTRRDERRLMNKTGLLLTANERDALSFKALSFADAGKVHVVPPFVDLQQYQHDEPVCKENGIMLHWDIHNVQGRNAALLFHAKVYPLIRAEVPEVQCYMVGSAADSSIQALSKTDSSVKIIEDTSLAGEYIRRAKAVIACLDEGCGGQKKILEAWALRTPVVTSPRGTEALICENGRDILLAGTAKEIAEQTVMLLQTPELASLISDRAYRTLLNHYEVKNVKAKVLSLV, from the coding sequence ATGAGAGAAAGAATGCTGTTCCTTTCAGCCCAGAAAGAATGCAGTAAGGAAGAAGAACACCGGACAGAAAGTTTTCTTGAAATCCTATTGGAGAAATTTGATATCGACCTCATTGAATTCCGCCAAGGCGGGCGGGAACGGGCTGCGGATTCCGGTTACACGCTTACCGTTCACCGGTTAGAGCAGGCAGCGGCTCCCCGCAGTGCGCTGCTGCGGCCGCTGGACAAGCTGCGCTCCATAGCTGCCTTTGAAGACATCAGTAAAGATCTGCGGACTGAGATCAGGCGGCTCTGCAGCCGGCATACCTACAGTCATGTATTCATTTCCCACAGATTTCTCAACAACTGTATCGACATGATCTCTTCCCTGCTTCCCGAAGCGGTCATTATTACGGATGCCCGCCGGACCTGGAGCAGGGCGGCGGAGAAGGGGGGGACTGTCCGGCGCAGGATCAAGTATCCTTACCACAAGCTGAATGAGGCCCGGACCCGGCGGGATGAGCGGAGGCTGATGAATAAGACCGGCCTGCTGCTGACGGCTAACGAGCGGGATGCCCTTTCATTCAAGGCGCTGTCCTTTGCCGATGCCGGCAAGGTGCATGTCGTCCCGCCTTTTGTGGATCTTCAGCAATATCAGCATGATGAGCCGGTCTGCAAAGAGAACGGGATCATGCTTCACTGGGATATACATAACGTACAGGGCAGGAATGCAGCCTTATTATTCCATGCGAAGGTTTATCCGCTGATCCGGGCTGAGGTCCCGGAGGTTCAATGCTACATGGTGGGCAGCGCTGCAGATTCTTCAATCCAGGCCCTCTCCAAGACGGATTCCTCTGTGAAGATTATTGAGGATACCAGTCTTGCCGGGGAATACATACGCCGGGCCAAGGCAGTGATTGCTTGTCTGGATGAAGGCTGCGGGGGCCAGAAAAAGATTCTGGAAGCCTGGGCGCTCCGGACTCCGGTCGTAACCAGCCCGCGCGGCACTGAGGCATTGATCTGCGAGAACGGCAGGGATATACTGCTGGCTGGAACGGCCAAGGAGATTGCTGAGCAGACGGTCATGCTGCTGCAGACCCCGGAGCTCGCCTCCCTCATATCTGACCGTGCTTACCGTACGCTGCTTAACCATTATGAGGTGAAGAACGTGAAGGCCAAAGTGCTTAGTCTCGTGTAA
- a CDS encoding glycosyltransferase family 4 protein — protein MREKLLFISAENPFPQDSGGKLRTGNILNILLDKYDVDLLTYRNSRPADDKHEVPGLAVHEVERTVNYRKAMLRSLYKRRNSSYMSHVDVDMRGKIGELCRKNSYGHVFISHSLLGICIDIVREVLPGTVIITDAHNFESGLSAQLAAKKKGLAKLFYSLNARWTKRDELKLMDKTNLLLTTSEQDGLAFKSLSIPNSHKVHVIPNFIRIEDYPANTGISKENWIILPGNMNYFPNINAASYFNREIYPLIKAKVPEIKWYIVGRDVHPEVAALAEKDPSIVITGYVDSVADYVRKAKVVIAPLREGSGTRLKILEAWALKTPVVSSTKGAEGLLYEHSRNILIADDPVTFADSVIQLLHDHERGIVLADRAYKTLLDNYEAGSVREKLLGLV, from the coding sequence ATGAGGGAGAAATTGCTATTCATATCTGCGGAGAATCCTTTTCCACAGGATAGCGGAGGCAAGCTGAGAACCGGCAATATCCTGAATATTTTGCTGGACAAATATGATGTGGATCTGCTTACTTACCGCAATTCAAGACCTGCAGATGACAAACATGAGGTGCCGGGGCTTGCAGTACACGAGGTCGAGCGAACGGTGAATTACCGCAAAGCCATGCTCCGCTCCTTATATAAAAGGCGCAACAGCTCCTACATGAGCCATGTGGATGTAGATATGCGCGGCAAGATCGGGGAGCTGTGCCGTAAGAACAGCTACGGCCATGTTTTTATTTCCCACAGCCTGCTGGGAATCTGCATTGACATTGTGCGTGAGGTACTGCCGGGTACCGTGATCATCACGGATGCCCACAATTTTGAGAGCGGCTTGTCTGCACAACTGGCAGCCAAGAAAAAGGGGCTTGCCAAGCTGTTTTATTCCCTCAATGCGCGTTGGACGAAGAGGGACGAACTCAAGCTGATGGACAAGACGAACCTGCTGCTGACCACCTCGGAGCAGGACGGCCTGGCGTTCAAATCGCTGTCCATCCCAAATTCGCATAAAGTCCATGTGATCCCCAACTTTATCCGCATCGAAGATTATCCGGCAAATACGGGCATCTCCAAAGAGAATTGGATCATTTTACCGGGTAATATGAACTACTTTCCGAATATTAACGCAGCCTCCTACTTCAACCGCGAGATCTATCCGCTTATAAAAGCAAAGGTGCCGGAGATCAAGTGGTATATTGTGGGCCGGGATGTACACCCTGAGGTCGCCGCGCTGGCAGAAAAGGACCCCTCGATAGTGATCACCGGTTATGTGGACAGTGTTGCCGATTATGTGCGCAAAGCGAAGGTCGTCATTGCTCCCTTGCGGGAAGGAAGCGGAACCCGGCTGAAAATCCTGGAGGCCTGGGCGCTGAAAACACCTGTAGTCTCAAGTACGAAGGGAGCGGAAGGCCTACTCTACGAGCATTCGCGGAACATACTGATCGCTGATGATCCTGTAACCTTTGCAGACAGTGTGATTCAGCTTCTTCATGATCACGAACGCGGAATAGTACTGGCGGACCGTGCTTATAAGACACTGCTGGACAATTATGAGGCAGGAAGTGTACGTGAGAAACTGCTTGGTTTGGTCTAA
- a CDS encoding bifunctional folylpolyglutamate synthase/dihydrofolate synthase, producing MDEWIGSGGTAPLTSYTEAVDWINGLIPFGIRPGLERIERLMEKLGQPHRRLKFIHVAGTNGKGSTCAFLTSVLIRSGYSVGTFTSPYITKFTNRFQYNGVDIPENVLTELANRLHPLVEEMAQTELGSPTMFEVATALAILYYAEVCYPDVVVWETGLGGRLDVTNIVTPIVSIITNVGHDHTDVLGDTLEAIAGEKAGIIKPGVPAVTCVSQPEAIAVLKAKAAASKSKLYLAGEDFSYGSAVVSGGLQTFTFKGPFRSLELGIAMKGEHQLSNSAAAMMALEVLRQYMAFILEDEDVLEGFRSTFWAGRLEEVSTSPRIVLDGAHNPEGAESLAKSLPQFYKYDKLNLLMGMLANKHHESYFKHILPIVDTLILTEPDFRKKMDAEDLQAIAERLREKYAKENLVIKVEHDWGQALQLLQSITAEQDLAVVSGTLYLISDVRSTLLRQPNSEKGW from the coding sequence ATGGACGAGTGGATCGGGAGCGGCGGAACCGCTCCCTTAACTTCTTATACAGAAGCAGTGGATTGGATTAACGGCCTCATTCCTTTCGGCATTCGCCCGGGTCTCGAACGGATTGAACGGCTGATGGAGAAGCTGGGCCAGCCCCATCGCAGGCTCAAGTTCATCCATGTGGCGGGTACGAACGGCAAAGGCTCGACCTGCGCTTTTCTGACCAGTGTGCTGATCAGAAGCGGGTACAGCGTGGGGACTTTTACGTCTCCCTATATCACCAAATTCACGAACCGTTTTCAGTACAATGGAGTGGACATTCCTGAGAATGTCCTTACTGAACTTGCGAACAGGCTGCATCCGCTGGTTGAAGAAATGGCACAAACTGAGCTTGGCTCACCTACAATGTTCGAGGTTGCTACGGCTCTCGCCATACTCTATTATGCGGAAGTCTGCTACCCCGATGTTGTCGTATGGGAGACTGGTCTTGGGGGAAGGCTGGATGTAACAAATATCGTAACCCCGATTGTGTCTATCATTACAAATGTCGGCCACGATCATACTGATGTTCTGGGCGATACGCTGGAGGCGATTGCCGGGGAAAAAGCCGGGATCATCAAGCCCGGTGTCCCGGCGGTCACCTGTGTAAGCCAGCCGGAGGCCATAGCGGTGCTTAAAGCCAAAGCGGCTGCCAGCAAATCCAAACTCTATCTTGCCGGAGAAGATTTCAGCTACGGCAGCGCCGTGGTCAGCGGCGGTCTTCAGACCTTCACCTTCAAGGGCCCTTTCCGTTCCCTTGAGCTTGGCATTGCCATGAAAGGCGAGCATCAGCTCAGTAATAGCGCTGCGGCGATGATGGCGCTGGAGGTCCTGCGTCAGTATATGGCTTTTATACTGGAGGACGAGGATGTGCTGGAAGGCTTCCGCAGCACCTTTTGGGCGGGACGTCTGGAGGAAGTGAGCACTTCTCCGCGGATTGTGCTGGATGGGGCGCATAATCCTGAAGGTGCAGAGAGCTTGGCCAAAAGCCTGCCTCAGTTTTACAAGTACGATAAATTAAATTTGCTCATGGGGATGCTGGCAAATAAGCATCACGAGTCATACTTCAAGCATATACTGCCTATAGTGGATACGCTCATCCTGACCGAACCGGATTTCCGGAAGAAAATGGACGCGGAAGATCTGCAGGCAATCGCAGAACGTCTGCGTGAGAAATATGCCAAAGAGAATTTGGTAATCAAAGTAGAACATGATTGGGGCCAAGCGCTGCAGCTTCTGCAGTCGATCACAGCGGAGCAGGACCTTGCGGTCGTCTCCGGAACGCTGTATTTGATTTCTGATGTGCGCAGTACGCTTTTGCGGCAACCCAATTCTGAAAAAGGCTGGTGA